The segment GAATAGCACAGAGGTCCTTAATGGATGTCCTTCTGCTCGTAGTCGGGTGGATGCAAAGGTTGATCACCTCACATATCACTTTGAGGTCTTCCTGTTTGAAATGTTTCAACTCGGGATCCACAACGTAGGATAATACCTCCGGCATTTCAAGAAATTCCTTAGCCTGCACGTAAGAGGTCGAATTCAGGTCCTGCCAACGCGTTTAGAAACTGGTTCTACCGGGGAAGTCTTTTTACAATCGGAAAATTTTCACATGAAAAGAAATGCTTACCCAATCTACTAAGCACCCTTTGTCTTTGCAATATGGAGGTCTCCCACTGATTATTTCCAGTAGTAGTACTCCAAATGCATAAATGTTACCCTGGACATCGAGATGACGGCTCTCGAGAGTATTTGGAAGGACACATATTGCTCCTTCACTACTGATAGCACCAGAATTCTTCTCTGATCTGGAAATTATCGACTTCCAGCTTTCAAAATCAACAAGCTGCACCAAATGAAATAAACTTTGAGAAGACAATTATAAAATGCCAGTGCCTTTAGTAAAATGCTTAAGAGCATAATGGGGTGCATCAGCTTAAGGTGAATAAAAATGAGAAGAGTTGTTTAGTAATGGTCTTTCCACTTTCGTTTACCTTGGGAGAAAAATCTTCTATCAGATATACAGAATTTGAATTCAGTTCTGATATAGTAAATGGAGGGTCAAGTTCTGAATGGAAATATGTCAGTCCCTTAGCGATGCCAATAACTATTTTCATCCGGCGTGTCCAAGATAGTTGGCATCCTTCTCCATCTATGATACATTAAGAGTTAGAAATTCGCTTTGAAAACATAAACTGACGTGCATTCGTAAACTAATTCACTTTACTCACAATGAAGGTGTTCATATAATGTCCCATTAGATGCATACTCAAACACCAACATCCTCGTAAAGGGACTACTCTCTCTGCAATAGCCTAGAAGTTTCCCAGCGTTCTCGTGATTTATTCTGGCCAATTCTGCCACCTAAATGTAAATTAACAGAAGTTAAAACATGGAACTTAAGATGCAAGCTTTTGGAAGAGATAAATAGTGATGATGAAGAAAGAATTGAGTCTCACCTCTTTCTGAAAATAAAGTTCAAGATAGGCTGTCCAGTGCTCTTCTTTGACGCAAAGGGATATTACAGCGATTTCAGGTCCGCCTTTCATGGTTCCTTTGTAAACTATGCTATCTGGTGAGGATCCAATGATGTTGCTGAAATCTTCACAAGCTACCTCAAGTTCTTGTCTGCTGTATCTTACAACATCTTTCAGCATACCAGTATCTACAAAGAAACATCAGCGGTAAACAGAAACGAAGATTACGCTCAATGCTTTTGAAAGTACCAAGTGCTCAAGTTCAAGTGCATGATAGTACTAACCTACATAAATTGTCATATGGTCTTTCTCACTTCCTGACTTCTTCCAAGGTATGATTGAGGATTTGTTCTTAAGCCTCTGAAGGCCAGTCACAAGACCTACAATGAAGAGAGAACCCACCATAACTCCTGTTACCACTTCTAAGGCCAAAAGCCAAGTGGGTTTGGAAGAAGTCTGATGTCTCGGTTCTTCAA is part of the Solanum pennellii chromosome 8, SPENNV200 genome and harbors:
- the LOC107028806 gene encoding probable LRR receptor-like serine/threonine-protein kinase At1g63430, translated to MRTCVVFQVLVTVGLVLGICDAFPSNEVYALNTFKEAIYEDPLLVLSNWNGLDSDPCGWAGVFCSMAQDHVIKINISGVSLKGFLSPNLHLLSSLQELILHGNVLIGTIPKEIGLLKNLKVLDLGANQLTGPIPSELGNLTKIMKINLQSNGLTGKLPAELGNLKYLEELRLDRNKLQGLVPANTESDFTSAVRGMYASGASATGFCRTSQLKVADFSFNFLIGSIPKCLGYLPKSSFQGNCLQHKDPKQRSAALCGSTLPPTSHASTLSNKHQPVEEPRHQTSSKPTWLLALEVVTGVMVGSLFIVGLVTGLQRLKNKSSIIPWKKSGSEKDHMTIYVDTGMLKDVVRYSRQELEVACEDFSNIIGSSPDSIVYKGTMKGGPEIAVISLCVKEEHWTAYLELYFQKEVAELARINHENAGKLLGYCRESSPFTRMLVFEYASNGTLYEHLHYGEGCQLSWTRRMKIVIGIAKGLTYFHSELDPPFTISELNSNSVYLIEDFSPKLVDFESWKSIISRSEKNSGAISSEGAICVLPNTLESRHLDVQGNIYAFGVLLLEIISGRPPYCKDKGCLVDWAKEFLEMPEVLSYVVDPELKHFKQEDLKVICEVINLCIHPTTSRRTSIKDLCAILESNIDTSITAELKASSLAWAELALSS